Within Actinomycetota bacterium, the genomic segment GGACCGCGACGGCCTACGTCTGCGAAGGGTTCTCGTGTCGGCTGCCGGTGACCGATCCGACGGCCCTCACCGCCCAGCTCGACGCGCAGGACCGACGATGAGGACCGACCTCACCACGACACGGCGAACCGACGCCCGACGCTGATGCGCATCCTGGTGCTGCACAACCGCTATCGGTCCGGTGACACGTCCGGCGAGAACAGGGTCGTGCGGGACGAGATCGAGCTGCTCCGCTCGGCGGGTCACCTGGTCGTCTCGTGGGAGGCCGAGCCCGACGTCGCCTCCGTCGCCGGGCAGGCGCGTGCCGCGGTCGATGCGGTCTGGTCACGGCGGGCGTCGCGGAAGGTCCGGAACATCGTGGAGCAACGCGGCATCGAGGTCGTGCATGCGCACAACCTCTTCCCGTCACTGTCACCCGGGGTGCTGCGCGCGGCCCGAAGTCGGAACGCGGTCGTGGTCGTGACGCTCCACAACTACCGGTTCCTCTGCCTCCCCGCCACCTTGACGAGGGACGGCCGACCGTGTGAGGAGTGCGTCGGACACGTGCCCTGGCGCGGGATCGTGCATCGCTGCTATCGCGAATCGGTGGCCGGGAGCGCGACGATCGCCACCTCGTTGACGACGCACCGCGCGATCGGATCGTTCGACGCCGTCGACCGATACGCCGCGGTCAGCGGGTTCATCCGCGACACGTACGTCCGGGCGGGGTACCGGTCCGAGCGCGTCGTGGTGAAACCCAACTTCGCAGGGGTGGCGCCCCGGCGACGGGGCCCCGGTCGCGGATTCCTCTTCCTGGGTCGGCTCACCCCCGAGAAGGGTGTCGATACGCTGCTGGATGCATGGCGAGGGGCCCAGCCCTCCCAGCCCTCCCTCGAGCCCCTCACGATCGTGGGCAGCGGCCCCGCCGACGAGCCACTCCGGGTCGCGGCTCCGTCAGGGGTCCGATTCCTCGGTGATGTGCAGGGCCACGAGGTGGCAGGGGTGATCCGAGGGGCTCGAGCCGTCCTGATCCCCTCCCGCTGGGAAGAGGCGGCCGTCCCGCGGGTGGCGCTCGAGGCGTATGCCAGTGGCGTCCCGGTGATCGCGAGCGAGCGTGGCGCGCTCCCGGAAGGCGTGGTCCCCGAGGAGACCGGCCTGCTCGTGCCCGCCGAGGAACCGGGTGCCTGGCGGGAGGCCGTCCGCCGCCTCGAAGACGACGCGACCAGCACTCGGCTCGGGAACGGGGCGTTCGCCCTGTGGCGTGAGCGGTACGGGCCGGACGCGGGGCTCGCCGCGCTCCTCGCCCTCTACGAAGGCGTCACGAGGCGGTCGTGAACGCGCTTGGGCAACGTGTACGTCAGATGCCCCCACGGCCGGTACAGCCGATTCATGCGTAGGAACCGCTCGTACGCGCCGGCAAACCCCGGGTCGGCGGCGATCATCTCGTCCATGCGTTGGTTGGCCCAGCGGTAGAGCTCGATGTCGAACCTGTTCCGTTCCTTGATCAGGTCCAGCGCGTCGGGGTCGGGAGGCTGCCTCGATCCGGACGCGACGTTCACGGGGATGTAGTACGTGTTCGACCACCC encodes:
- a CDS encoding glycosyltransferase codes for the protein MRILVLHNRYRSGDTSGENRVVRDEIELLRSAGHLVVSWEAEPDVASVAGQARAAVDAVWSRRASRKVRNIVEQRGIEVVHAHNLFPSLSPGVLRAARSRNAVVVVTLHNYRFLCLPATLTRDGRPCEECVGHVPWRGIVHRCYRESVAGSATIATSLTTHRAIGSFDAVDRYAAVSGFIRDTYVRAGYRSERVVVKPNFAGVAPRRRGPGRGFLFLGRLTPEKGVDTLLDAWRGAQPSQPSLEPLTIVGSGPADEPLRVAAPSGVRFLGDVQGHEVAGVIRGARAVLIPSRWEEAAVPRVALEAYASGVPVIASERGALPEGVVPEETGLLVPAEEPGAWREAVRRLEDDATSTRLGNGAFALWRERYGPDAGLAALLALYEGVTRRS